From the genome of Rhodospirillales bacterium RIFCSPLOWO2_02_FULL_58_16, one region includes:
- a CDS encoding phosphoribosylformylglycinamidine synthase: protein MKARIHVTLKNGVLDPQGRAIHHALAALGFAGVRDVRQGKYFEIKLDETDPDKAGKDIDAMCRQLLANTVIENYEIETEET from the coding sequence ATGAAAGCCAGAATCCACGTCACCTTGAAAAACGGCGTCCTCGACCCCCAGGGCAGGGCTATTCATCACGCCTTGGCGGCGCTGGGCTTCGCCGGCGTGCGCGACGTGCGCCAGGGCAAATACTTTGAAATCAAGCTGGACGAAACCGATCCCGACAAGGCCGGCAAAGATATAGACGCCATGTGCCGGCAACTGCTGGCCAACACCGTTATCGAAAATTACGAAATCGAGACCGAGGAGACCTGA